One Chromatiaceae bacterium genomic region harbors:
- a CDS encoding cell division protein ZapA, producing the protein MKQEQVPVTVRILDKEYRVACSPQEEEGLLESARLVDRRMREMRQSGRIVGPDRIAVMAALNIAHELIQFRQHQAVPGANADTSRLSIMQQRLAGTLDTQRGLDLESESV; encoded by the coding sequence GTGAAACAAGAACAAGTCCCGGTCACGGTGCGCATCCTCGATAAGGAGTATCGGGTCGCCTGTAGCCCCCAGGAGGAGGAGGGGCTGCTGGAATCCGCGCGCCTGGTGGATCGTCGCATGCGCGAGATGCGTCAGTCTGGCCGCATTGTGGGCCCCGACCGCATCGCCGTTATGGCCGCCCTGAATATTGCTCATGAGCTGATCCAGTTCCGTCAACATCAGGCCGTTCCTGGCGCCAACGCCGACACCAGCCGGCTCTCGATCATGCAGCAGCGCCTGGCCGGCACCCTGGATACGCAAAGGGGGCTAGACCTGGAGT
- a CDS encoding TIGR02449 family protein: MSHFDIETLERQVDELIQICNRLREENTWLRARQVTLGEDRAQLVEKTELARSKVESIISRLKTMEDDL; this comes from the coding sequence GTGAGCCATTTCGATATCGAAACCCTTGAACGGCAAGTGGATGAACTCATCCAGATCTGCAACCGCTTGCGCGAGGAAAATACCTGGCTGCGCGCCCGTCAGGTCACCCTGGGGGAAGATCGCGCCCAACTCGTCGAGAAGACGGAACTCGCCCGCAGCAAGGTCGAGTCCATCATCTCTCGTCTCAAAACCATGGAGGACGATTTGTGA
- a CDS encoding UPF0149 family protein, giving the protein MSATSDYAYSELVQGLEESTLNASPAEAHGLLCGLLCAGANDAETLWGRELFTQGEPGLQPLDLPPSLRTLADRVRAEMEGEDLALTLVLPEEDSPLRERAEGLYDWARGFILGLGLAGLKAEVLSDQAREILGDLMEITRLDLEGLDGLEGSAAGDEEEGALMELREFLWVAARLLHEETGRARG; this is encoded by the coding sequence ATGTCCGCCACCTCGGATTACGCCTATAGCGAGCTTGTCCAGGGGCTCGAGGAATCGACCCTGAACGCCTCCCCCGCCGAGGCGCACGGCCTGCTGTGCGGACTCCTGTGTGCCGGGGCAAACGATGCGGAGACCCTCTGGGGCCGCGAACTCTTCACCCAGGGCGAGCCGGGCCTCCAGCCGCTGGACCTCCCGCCGTCGCTGCGGACCCTGGCGGACCGGGTGCGTGCCGAGATGGAGGGGGAGGATCTGGCCCTGACCCTGGTGCTGCCCGAGGAGGATTCCCCCCTGCGCGAGCGGGCGGAGGGACTGTACGACTGGGCTCGGGGCTTCATCCTCGGCCTGGGCCTGGCAGGCCTCAAGGCCGAGGTCCTCTCGGATCAGGCCCGGGAGATTCTCGGCGACCTGATGGAGATCACCCGGCTGGATCTGGAGGGTCTTGATGGCCTGGAGGGGAGTGCGGCGGGGGACGAGGAGGAGGGCGCCCTCATGGAACTGCGGGAGTTCCTCTGGGTCGCCGCCCGCTTACTTCATGAAGAAACCGGACGCGCGAGGGGCTGA
- a CDS encoding aminopeptidase P N-terminal domain-containing protein, which translates to MPLAEYQRRRHRLLTAIGREGVAILNTAPEQVRNGHTHYPYRQASDFTYLTGFPEPEALLALIPGRKEGEVVLFCRPRDPEKEVWEGARAGVEGAIRFYGADQAHPIAALDEELPKLLADRDQLHYPLAREADLDLKVMGWIQQLRAQVRAGVSAPRALVSLEALLHEQRLIKDKTEIKLMRRAARVSAAAHRRVMRFCQPGRWEFELEAEFTRACAEGGARFQAYPPIVGGGANACVLHYADNAERLREGDLVLIDAGGELDGYASDITRTYPVNGRFSPPQRELYELVLAAQAAAIAKVVPGNRWIEPHEAAVKTLTRGLVDLGLLAGGRKAVPKLIREEAYKPYYMHRTGHWLGMDVHDVGEYKRDGDWRRFEPGMALTVEPGLYVAPTRQEAPKRFRGIGIRIEDDLVVTAEGHEILSRDAPKSVAEIEAWMGG; encoded by the coding sequence ATCCCCCTGGCGGAATACCAGCGCCGGCGTCACCGCCTGCTCACCGCCATCGGTCGGGAAGGGGTGGCCATCCTGAACACGGCCCCGGAGCAGGTGCGTAATGGCCACACCCATTACCCCTATCGCCAGGCCAGCGATTTTACCTACCTGACTGGCTTCCCCGAGCCCGAGGCCCTCCTGGCCCTGATCCCCGGTCGCAAGGAGGGCGAGGTAGTGCTTTTCTGCCGGCCCCGCGACCCGGAAAAGGAGGTCTGGGAGGGTGCCCGCGCCGGTGTCGAGGGGGCCATCAGGTTTTACGGGGCCGACCAGGCCCATCCGATCGCCGCCCTGGACGAGGAATTGCCCAAGCTGCTCGCGGATCGTGACCAACTCCACTATCCCCTGGCCCGGGAGGCCGACCTGGATCTCAAGGTCATGGGCTGGATCCAGCAGCTGCGGGCCCAGGTGCGCGCTGGCGTGAGCGCCCCACGGGCCCTGGTCAGTCTCGAGGCCCTGCTCCACGAGCAGCGCCTGATCAAGGACAAGACCGAGATCAAGCTGATGCGCCGCGCCGCGCGGGTCTCCGCCGCAGCCCACCGCCGGGTGATGCGCTTCTGCCAACCGGGGCGCTGGGAATTCGAGCTGGAGGCCGAATTCACCCGCGCCTGCGCCGAGGGCGGCGCGCGCTTCCAGGCCTATCCGCCCATTGTCGGTGGCGGCGCTAACGCCTGCGTCCTTCACTACGCGGACAACGCCGAGCGCCTGCGGGAGGGTGACCTGGTGCTGATCGATGCCGGTGGCGAACTGGACGGCTATGCCTCCGATATTACCCGTACCTACCCGGTCAATGGGCGCTTCAGCCCGCCACAACGGGAGCTGTACGAACTGGTCCTGGCCGCCCAGGCGGCGGCCATCGCCAAGGTGGTGCCGGGCAATCGCTGGATCGAGCCCCATGAGGCCGCCGTCAAGACCCTGACCCGTGGCCTGGTGGATCTGGGCCTGTTGGCGGGGGGGCGCAAGGCGGTGCCCAAGCTCATCCGCGAGGAGGCCTACAAGCCTTACTACATGCATCGGACCGGCCACTGGCTGGGCATGGATGTGCATGACGTCGGCGAATACAAGCGCGATGGCGACTGGCGGCGCTTCGAGCCGGGCATGGCTCTGACGGTGGAGCCCGGACTCTATGTCGCCCCGACCCGCCAGGAGGCGCCCAAGCGCTTCCGGGGCATCGGCATCCGCATCGAGGACGACCTGGTGGTGACGGCGGAGGGTCACGAGATCCTGTCCCGCGATGCCCCCAAATCGGTGGCGGAGATCGAGGCCTGGATGGGCGGTTAG
- the ubiH gene encoding 2-octaprenyl-6-methoxyphenyl hydroxylase, producing the protein MTATKYDLIIVGGGLVGGSLACALGRAGLRVALVESLATTARSQPSYDERVLALSWGSRRILEAMGLWADLAPDAEAIRRVHISDRGHFGFAHLDAAEEGVPALGYVAPARLIAQAIQTRMDGVAVFCPARLLGFHLQEGGVEVEVASGGESQLLSAALLVAADGGDSAIRKRLGFEALERGYGHDAIITTLTPDRPQPGVAFERFTDTGPLALLPMTEGRYSLVWTARETETAGILGLDDQAFLDRLQARFGYRLGGLARPGRRLAYPLKLLLTSHPVRQRLVLIGNAAHTLHPVAGQGLNLGLRDLAALAQIVTDRVRAGADPGAPEALEAYQRSRGDDQDRTGLATDFLAHLFVNPWPPLRLGRDLGLLALDLLPGARHALAQRFMGTAGHLPRLARGLPL; encoded by the coding sequence ATGACAGCGACAAAATACGATCTGATCATCGTCGGCGGTGGGCTCGTGGGGGGCAGTCTGGCCTGCGCCCTGGGGCGCGCCGGCCTGCGGGTGGCCCTGGTGGAGTCGCTGGCCACCACCGCCCGGAGCCAGCCCAGCTATGACGAGCGGGTTCTGGCCCTGTCCTGGGGCAGCCGGCGCATCCTGGAGGCAATGGGCTTGTGGGCAGACCTGGCCCCGGATGCCGAGGCCATTCGTCGCGTTCATATCTCCGATCGGGGCCACTTCGGCTTTGCCCACCTGGATGCGGCCGAGGAAGGGGTTCCGGCCCTGGGTTACGTGGCCCCGGCCCGACTCATCGCCCAGGCCATCCAGACCCGGATGGACGGCGTCGCGGTCTTCTGTCCGGCCCGTCTGCTGGGCTTTCATCTCCAGGAGGGGGGCGTCGAAGTGGAGGTGGCGAGTGGCGGCGAATCTCAACTCCTGAGCGCCGCTCTGCTGGTGGCGGCGGACGGCGGCGATTCCGCCATCCGCAAGCGCCTGGGCTTTGAGGCCCTGGAGCGCGGCTATGGTCATGACGCCATCATCACCACCCTCACCCCGGACCGGCCCCAACCCGGCGTCGCCTTCGAACGCTTCACGGACACGGGCCCCCTGGCCCTGCTGCCCATGACCGAGGGGCGCTATTCCCTGGTCTGGACGGCCCGGGAGACGGAGACGGCGGGGATACTCGGGCTGGATGACCAGGCCTTCCTCGACCGCCTCCAGGCCCGCTTTGGCTACCGACTCGGCGGTCTCGCTCGCCCCGGACGGCGGCTGGCCTACCCCCTCAAGTTGCTGCTGACATCCCATCCGGTGCGCCAGCGCCTGGTCCTCATCGGCAATGCCGCCCACACCCTGCATCCGGTGGCGGGCCAGGGCCTGAATCTCGGCCTGCGCGACCTGGCGGCCCTGGCCCAGATCGTCACCGACCGGGTGCGCGCCGGCGCCGATCCCGGCGCCCCGGAGGCTCTGGAGGCCTACCAGCGTTCGCGGGGCGACGACCAGGACCGGACGGGCCTGGCGACGGATTTTCTGGCCCATCTCTTCGTCAACCCCTGGCCGCCCCTGCGCCTGGGGCGTGACCTGGGGCTGCTGGCCTTGGATCTGTTGCCGGGGGCGCGCCATGCCCTCGCCCAGCGTTTCATGGGCACCGCCGGGCATCTGCCCCGGCTGGCCCGAGGACTGCCCCTATGA